A single Malaclemys terrapin pileata isolate rMalTer1 chromosome 3, rMalTer1.hap1, whole genome shotgun sequence DNA region contains:
- the CNRIP1 gene encoding CB1 cannabinoid receptor-interacting protein 1: MGEIPKLVKINVSLKIQPNDGPVYFKVDGQRFDQNRTIKFLTGAKYTVEVVLKPGVVHATTMGIGGVNIPLEEKSRDPQVVCYTGIYDTEGVPHTKSGQRQPLQVNIQFSDIGTFETVWQVKFYDYHKRNHCQWGNAFGSIEYECKPNETRSLMWINKEMFH, translated from the exons ATGGGCGAGATCCCCAAGCTGGTGAAAATCAACGTCTCCCTGAAAATCCAGCCGAACGACGGGCCGGTCTATTTCAAGGTGGACGGGCAGCGGTTCGACCAGAACAGGACCATCAAATTCCTGACAGGGGCCAAGTACACGGTCGAGGTGGTGCTGAAGCCGGGGGTCGTGCATGCCAC GACTATGGGTATAGGAGGAGTGAACATCCCCCTGGAAGAGAAATCAAGAGATCCCCAGGTCGTCTGTTACACAGGAATCTACGATACAGAAGGAGTGCCTCACACCAAAAGTGGGCAAAGACAGCCTTTACAGGTCAACATACAG TTTAGTGACATCGGCACTTTTGAGACAGTCTGGCAAGTCAAATTCTATGACTACCACAAACGAAATCATTGCCAATGGGGAAACGCCTTTGGTAGCATCGAATATGAATGCAAACCCAATGAGACACGCAGTCTTATGTGGATCAACAAAGAGATGTTCCACTGA